In the Scyliorhinus canicula chromosome 23, sScyCan1.1, whole genome shotgun sequence genome, one interval contains:
- the LOC119956423 gene encoding protein phosphatase 1 regulatory subunit 29-like isoform X2: MSPIGLWAAIVLLTQLRKVCGDCWLIEGEKGYVWLAICSQNQPPYEAIPQHINSTVLDLRLNENKLKILLYSSLSRFGNLTDLNLTKNEISYIEDGAFLVQSNLRVLQLGYNRLTNLTENMLRGLTRLEYMYVQHNLIESISVNSFWECPNLISIDLSANKLAKLDSNTFTSLSGLMVCELAGNPFNCSCELVGFLNWLAEFNNVTRTYDRLQCESPPEYAGFPLLSPRPSSNHNAISLLASSCRNGVKVVPFSTPMASKDPEAYSSGINPAEFSSTEPITTYTLDTSNSPTIKLHHVTITGATLVVQIPSPYSRMYILVQYNNSYVSDVTNLRNRKEYIKLEKLKAHTDYTFCVASIQKSQRFNHTCLTFATRGRMISQPSNSSTTTHYIMTILGCLFGMVIVLGVVYYCLRKRRIQEEKQKSINVKKTILEMRYGPESETSSMIHSMQKFHEQPISVSRMSSLPSVSGEKGQFKPLDVNETPKATKGNYIEVRTGEGNDRKEEEAKQMDNGEGSTAEISTIAKEVDKVNQIINNCIDALKLDSAAFIGADSEMSIDRQLTPSTSSSQLERPGLLSPTYKEGAAYPLQRQSSVDTGRKRCSVASSSSGKSARVYSLDIPDQASKTEAKYIEKSVPTPTPLKRLPPVAQGEVHRLEKHESL; the protein is encoded by the coding sequence ATGTCCCCTATCGGCCTGTGGGCAGCGATTGTGCTATTGACTCAGCTGAGAAAGGTCTGCGGGGATTGTTGGCTAATCGAAGGGGAGAAAGGTTATGTCTGGCTGGCAATTTGCAGCCAGAACCAACCGCCTTACGAGGCCATCCCTCAACACATCAACAGCACCGTGCTGGACCTCCGTCTCAATGAGAACAAGCTCAAAATCCTCCTGTACAGCTCCCTCAGCCGTTTCGGCAACTTGACCGACCTAAACCTGACCAAGAACGAGATCAGCTACATCGAAGACGGCGCCTTCCTGGTTCAGTCAAACCTGCGAGTGCTGCAGCTGGGCTACAATAGGTTGACTAACCTCACGGAAAACATGCTGCGGGGTCTCACCAGGCTGGAGTATATGTACGTCCAGCACAACCTGATCGAGAGCATCTCGGTCAACAGTTTCTGGGAGTGCCCCAACCTCATCAGCATTGACCTATCGGCCAACAAGTTGGCCAAATTGGACAGTAACACCTTCACCAGCCTCAGCGGCCTCATGGTGTGCGAGCTGGCGGGCAACCCCTTCAACTGCTCCTGCGAGCTGGTGGGGTTCTTGAACTGGCTCGCTGAGTTCAACAACGTGACAAGGACCTACGACCGGCTCCAGTGCGAGAGCCCCCCGGAATACGCCGGCTTTCCCCTCCTGAGCCCCCGGCCCAGCAGCAACCACAACGCCATCAGCCTCCTCGCCTCGTCGTGCCGGaacggggtgaaggtggtcccgttCTCCACCCCCATGGCCTCCAAGGATCCCGAAGCCTACTCTTCGGGCATCAACCCGGCAGAGTTCTCTTCCACCGAGCCCATTACGACCTACACCCTGGACACTTCAAACAGCCCCACCATCAAGCTGCACCACGTCACCATCACCGGGGCAACGCTGGTGGTTCAGATCCCCTCCCCCTACAGCCGAATGTACATTCTTGTGCAGTACAACAACAGTTACGTCTCCGACGTGACAAATCTGCGCAACAGGAAGGAATATATCAAGCTGGAGAAGCTGAAGGCGCACACAGATTATACCTTCTGTGTGGCTTCCATTCAGAAGTCGCAGAGGTTTAACCACACCTGCTTAACCTTTGCCACCAGGGGGCGGATGATAAGCCAACCCTCCAACTCTTCCACCACCACCCATTACATTATGACCATCCTGGGGTGCTTGTTTGGCATGGTCATCGTTCTGGGCGTGGTCTATTACTGCCTGCGCAAGAGGAGAATTCAAGAGGAGAAACAGAAGTCCATCAACGTGAAGAAAACCATCCTGGAGATGAGGTACGGGCCGGAGTCTGAGACCAGCAGCATGATCCACTCCATGCAAAAGTTCCACGAGCAGCCTATCTCCGTGTCCCGGATGTCCTCCCTCCCCTCTGTGTCAGGGGAGAAGGGCCAATTCAAGCCTTTGGATGTCAACGAGACCCCCAAAGCCACCAAGGGAAACTATATCGAGGTCCGCACGGGGGAGGGCAATGACCGCAAGGAGGAGGAAGCCAAACAGATGGACAACGGCGAAGGGTCCACTGCTGAAATCTCCACCATTGCCAAGGAGGTGGACAAGGTCAACCAGATCATCAATAACTGCATCGACGCTTTGAAGCTGGACTCTGCCGCTTTCATCGGCGCCGACTCGGAGATGTCCATCGACCGTCAGCTCACACCGAGCACCTCGTCCTCCCAGCTGGAGAGGCCGGGCTTGCTCTCGCCCACCTACAAGGAGGGGGCGGCGTACCCACTGCAGCGGCAGAGCAGCGTGGACACGGGCAGGAAACGGTGCAGCGTGgcctccagcagctccggcaaGAGCGCCCGCGTCTACAGCCTCGACATTCCCGACCAGGCATCCAAGACGGAGGCAAAGTACATCGAGAAGAGCGTCCCCACCCCAACGCCTTTAAAGCGTCTTCCGCCAGTGGCCCAGGGAGAAGTCCACCGTCTGGAG
- the LOC119956423 gene encoding protein phosphatase 1 regulatory subunit 29-like isoform X1: MSPIGLWAAIVLLTQLRKVCGDCWLIEGEKGYVWLAICSQNQPPYEAIPQHINSTVLDLRLNENKLKILLYSSLSRFGNLTDLNLTKNEISYIEDGAFLVQSNLRVLQLGYNRLTNLTENMLRGLTRLEYMYVQHNLIESISVNSFWECPNLISIDLSANKLAKLDSNTFTSLSGLMVCELAGNPFNCSCELVGFLNWLAEFNNVTRTYDRLQCESPPEYAGFPLLSPRPSSNHNAISLLASSCRNGVKVVPFSTPMASKDPEAYSSGINPAEFSSTEPITTYTLDTSNSPTIKLHHVTITGATLVVQIPSPYSRMYILVQYNNSYVSDVTNLRNRKEYIKLEKLKAHTDYTFCVASIQKSQRFNHTCLTFATRGRMISQPSNSSTTTHYIMTILGCLFGMVIVLGVVYYCLRKRRIQEEKQKSINVKKTILEMRYGPESETSSMIHSMQKFHEQPISVSRMSSLPSVSGEKGQFKPLDVNETPKATKGNYIEVRTGEGNDRKEEEAKQMDNGEGSTAEISTIAKEVDKVNQIINNCIDALKLDSAAFIGADSEMSIDRQLTPSTSSSQLERPGLLSPTYKEGAAYPLQRQSSVDTGRKRCSVASSSSGKSARVYSLDIPDQASKTEAKYIEKSVPTPTPLKRLPPVAQGEVHRLEVQQTYHCSEHRHSFPALYYEEHGDTISQRSTLLKPLSRSKRDTAYSQLSPRHQFSGYSSSPEYSSESSHKIWERFRPYKKHPREEVYMAAGHALRKKVQFAKDEDLHDILDYWKGVSAQQKL, encoded by the coding sequence ATGTCCCCTATCGGCCTGTGGGCAGCGATTGTGCTATTGACTCAGCTGAGAAAGGTCTGCGGGGATTGTTGGCTAATCGAAGGGGAGAAAGGTTATGTCTGGCTGGCAATTTGCAGCCAGAACCAACCGCCTTACGAGGCCATCCCTCAACACATCAACAGCACCGTGCTGGACCTCCGTCTCAATGAGAACAAGCTCAAAATCCTCCTGTACAGCTCCCTCAGCCGTTTCGGCAACTTGACCGACCTAAACCTGACCAAGAACGAGATCAGCTACATCGAAGACGGCGCCTTCCTGGTTCAGTCAAACCTGCGAGTGCTGCAGCTGGGCTACAATAGGTTGACTAACCTCACGGAAAACATGCTGCGGGGTCTCACCAGGCTGGAGTATATGTACGTCCAGCACAACCTGATCGAGAGCATCTCGGTCAACAGTTTCTGGGAGTGCCCCAACCTCATCAGCATTGACCTATCGGCCAACAAGTTGGCCAAATTGGACAGTAACACCTTCACCAGCCTCAGCGGCCTCATGGTGTGCGAGCTGGCGGGCAACCCCTTCAACTGCTCCTGCGAGCTGGTGGGGTTCTTGAACTGGCTCGCTGAGTTCAACAACGTGACAAGGACCTACGACCGGCTCCAGTGCGAGAGCCCCCCGGAATACGCCGGCTTTCCCCTCCTGAGCCCCCGGCCCAGCAGCAACCACAACGCCATCAGCCTCCTCGCCTCGTCGTGCCGGaacggggtgaaggtggtcccgttCTCCACCCCCATGGCCTCCAAGGATCCCGAAGCCTACTCTTCGGGCATCAACCCGGCAGAGTTCTCTTCCACCGAGCCCATTACGACCTACACCCTGGACACTTCAAACAGCCCCACCATCAAGCTGCACCACGTCACCATCACCGGGGCAACGCTGGTGGTTCAGATCCCCTCCCCCTACAGCCGAATGTACATTCTTGTGCAGTACAACAACAGTTACGTCTCCGACGTGACAAATCTGCGCAACAGGAAGGAATATATCAAGCTGGAGAAGCTGAAGGCGCACACAGATTATACCTTCTGTGTGGCTTCCATTCAGAAGTCGCAGAGGTTTAACCACACCTGCTTAACCTTTGCCACCAGGGGGCGGATGATAAGCCAACCCTCCAACTCTTCCACCACCACCCATTACATTATGACCATCCTGGGGTGCTTGTTTGGCATGGTCATCGTTCTGGGCGTGGTCTATTACTGCCTGCGCAAGAGGAGAATTCAAGAGGAGAAACAGAAGTCCATCAACGTGAAGAAAACCATCCTGGAGATGAGGTACGGGCCGGAGTCTGAGACCAGCAGCATGATCCACTCCATGCAAAAGTTCCACGAGCAGCCTATCTCCGTGTCCCGGATGTCCTCCCTCCCCTCTGTGTCAGGGGAGAAGGGCCAATTCAAGCCTTTGGATGTCAACGAGACCCCCAAAGCCACCAAGGGAAACTATATCGAGGTCCGCACGGGGGAGGGCAATGACCGCAAGGAGGAGGAAGCCAAACAGATGGACAACGGCGAAGGGTCCACTGCTGAAATCTCCACCATTGCCAAGGAGGTGGACAAGGTCAACCAGATCATCAATAACTGCATCGACGCTTTGAAGCTGGACTCTGCCGCTTTCATCGGCGCCGACTCGGAGATGTCCATCGACCGTCAGCTCACACCGAGCACCTCGTCCTCCCAGCTGGAGAGGCCGGGCTTGCTCTCGCCCACCTACAAGGAGGGGGCGGCGTACCCACTGCAGCGGCAGAGCAGCGTGGACACGGGCAGGAAACGGTGCAGCGTGgcctccagcagctccggcaaGAGCGCCCGCGTCTACAGCCTCGACATTCCCGACCAGGCATCCAAGACGGAGGCAAAGTACATCGAGAAGAGCGTCCCCACCCCAACGCCTTTAAAGCGTCTTCCGCCAGTGGCCCAGGGAGAAGTCCACCGTCTGGAGGTACAGCAAACCTACCACTGCAGTGAACATCGACACTCCTTCCCTGCCTTGTACTATGAAGAACATGGGGACACTATAAGCCAGAGGTCCACACTATTAAAGCCACTCTCCAGGTCCAAAAGGGACACGGCCTACTCCCAGCTCTCCCCCCGGCACCAGTTTTCTGGATATTCCTCCAGCCCGGAGTATTCATCGGAAAGCAGTCACAAGATCTGGGAGAGGTTCCGCCCTTATAAAAAGCACCCTCGGGAGGAGGTGTACATGGCAGCTGGTCACGCCTTGCGAAAGAAAGTCCAGTTCGCCAAAGATGAAGACTTGCACGATATTTTAGATTATTGGAAAGGCGTGTCAGCCCAGCAAAAGTTGTGA